acggcggtggggcGACGAGGGATGTGCTTGTGGCGGAGAAATGGGTGCCGGTCGCTGTGGTGGCTGTCATTGAGCCGGGAgggccttttatagacgccgacgtcgggaagaaagcgcggttaGAGGCGAGAAGCAGtgagaagaaagcgcgggaacgcacggtggcgtgcgaacgccagcgacgcgtggaggctgcgcagcaccgacgagacgtctcgcctacccctctgtcgccattaaggcaaagctgcGACGCTTCggtcgtgtgtcactgcgcgcgaataactttcgtcgcgaggtaggcgacggttaggtccaaacttgaatgtgccgctgacgcgtcggccccgccactccggcgtgcccggagcgtcccttgTGGGGCGGGGACaggctcgggacgccggacaccgtatcggaccgcgccggacaaaaacggCTTCGGGGACGCGGTTGGCAACGTTTTTTTGTCCAACGCGTCCCAAATTCCTtttggggacggtttgggggacgcgtccggagagcccaggccatccccggcccccggggagcgctcggggactcctgaCGAGAGAAAAGCGGGGACGGGCCTGCTCTATCGGCGAGAGAACAGACAAACCCCACCACATTGTCATCGCAaatccctcctcccctccctttACCCTCTCGCCACCGGCACCACCCCTCGGCAATCCGCCGGCGGGTTGCCCCAACTCCGCCGTTCCTCCACCCAGCAACCTATATTCCGCTGTTCCTCCACCCTCTGTCTATTTTCCGCCGCCGAGCAGCTCCCTTGCGTCGCTCCTCGTCGACACGCCCGGCAGGTGTTCGTCCAACTGCCTGGCCGGACAtggactccgacgaggaggaggagcagatgttcgccgaGCTTCTTGAAGAAGAAACGGctgccgccgcccaagacgaggagcacctgCTCATCCTCGCTTGCCTGTCCGGCTTGTACGCCGAGTCTGTCATTGGTCGCCGTGGTGGGTCGAcacgaggtcgccggaagtgcaagccgagttaGCGAATGGAGGGTACTGCAtgctctacgccgactacttcgtcgacggtccattgcacggtgaggctattttcaggcgtcgtttcaggatgagccggaagctcttcctgaaaattgtgtatgcccttcgagactacgactcctatttcagatgcaagttggattgcaccggcatggcaaggttttccgccctccaaaagtgcacggtggctatgcggatgctggcatatggagctcctggtgattctgcagatgactatcttcggatggcggagtccaccgcccttgattgtttctaccggttctgtagggcggtgatagcagtgttcggggacttctACTTGAGATCACCGACTGTCGATGCTAAGATCCTCGCTGTCAATGAAGCTCGAGAATTTCCAGCCCGCGTCCCGGCCTTTTTGTGAAGCATTGAATGCATGCATTGAAAATGAAAGAACTATCTGTTTGCCtgacagggaatgtacaagggtcacaaaaaaggctgcactgtgatatttgaggcagtggctacccatgatctctgaatttggcactccttctttggtatgccgggatccaacaacgacatcaacaTTTTGCAGTGCTCGCCGGTCTTCtcgaagcttgttgagggtcatgctcccccggttaactttgtgatcaatggccggcagtacaacaagggatactatcttgcagacggtatctattcaaagtgggcaacatttgtgaagactatctcagcCCCGGCCTTCCGAAGGAGCAACAGTTTGCCAaggaacaagaagcttgccgaaaggatgtagagcgtgcatttggtgtcctccagaagAGATTTGCTGTAGTCCGGTTCCCCGCTTTGACTTGGtcgaaagatcagatgtgggaggtgatgaactgttgtgtgtgcttacacaacatgattatcgagGATGAGCGGAAGCATCCGGTCCCTCTGAGCAAACAAGCTGCACCATATGaccgagagggtcctcttgcacaaccTAACCACCAGATGCCGGCATCATGGGCTGCGTTCAGCGCTATGCGTCAGGAGATTCTAGActccacaatgcatcaacagctgcaggatgatctggtggagcacttatggacgcttcgaggcaacaccaactagtttccatttgatttgtttgaaaacttatcttgttttgttgaactgtaacgtttatttgtaaaaataagcCAAATGTTGGCAAAACTGGCCAAATTCGCCGAATTATGCATGAAATTTGTCATCCACGGATGTTTTTCTCTAAAAAACAGCGAACCCCGGGTGTCTTCCGGGGGGACGGCTAAAACTTTGACGCTCCCCGGACCAAAGTTCGTCcaatccggcgctaaatagcgcTGGATTTCGGCCcggggagccccaacggctgggatGCTCTAACGGGTTCACGTCTGTACTTGCTTGAACAAAACCGGCTAGCTGCCGAAAGTGCTAACAGCTAAAATAGAACATCCTAATTTTCTTCCTTCTGGTGTAAGCGAGTAAGAAATGCAGACCCTGATTCCTTTTATAGGTAAAGATTGttggaagtgcatcatttcattcATTATGTATTAACTTACTACTCGCTTGGTAATAATTGCCAGGATCTTCTCTCgtacaaaagaaaaaagaagaaaaaaaaaatggAACAGATGATTTACCACTCTATGGCCATTAGCTGACAGCCCTGGAGTTGGTGTTGCCAGGTCCTACGTATGGTCATTTCAAATggtaagagtaatgatatgaagtcacTTTCATTTGCAGGAGAGATAAGTAAATCCCATCTCAAAGGCTCTAGATTGCCTGATTATGCATAATGACTTTTGCTAAAGATATAGAAGTATCAGGTACTTGTCTGGTCAAATAATGGATTCATACATAACCCAACAGTTTGGAAATATCTCAATATCTGAAAGGGACTGGCCACTAACCACTACCATCACCAACCACACATCCAACACTTGGTGCATAATGGAAGGGGGTGCAAATCCAGGATCAGGATTGAAAGGTACGGTCCTAGGGAACATCCCAATTAAGCATGTCCATAAGGCGAATCCAATAATCAGTTTGTACTTGCcacgaagacataaaataacaTATAGACACATGCCACCAAATAAGAACAAATCATGCAACACTCATCGATAAAAATATATTGTGTGGCTTGCTTCTTAGCTACCATAAATGAAATCCTGAGAGAGTGACTTCATAGGCAGTTCCACATTTCCAATATCTTCACAAAAACTGAAGACCATGATTAATCAGCATCCCACTGAACAGTGAACATTATATAGAGCAGAATTAACTGAGCTCCCTTCAATGTTCAAACTGGCTAATATAGTATTTTTTGTTTCTTATATAAGAGTTTACAGTACAACCACGGAGATTAGCACTAACATTAATGGTTATGTTAACAAGCATTGGCATATATCATGTGTGCCATACAAACAACAGATGCATTCATACATAACATAACTTACAACACAGGGCACATTGATAGACTACAGAGCACGGTTAAtcttaaaaagaaaaagaagaggcaaAGCTTATTTTGCCAGGATCTCGTCTAAGTGCAGTTCGTGTGCTGAGGGTGCTCACGCCTGAGCCCTCGTTGGGAGACTTGCCTGGAAAGCTGATTGTCTATTTTGACCTCCTACCATTTTAAGGGAAAGAGAAGTAGATACTGTATCTTGCTTCGCATCCCCTATGCTTAGCTTCGACATGCCCACCAGTTCATCAACATTGATTGGACTCTTTGAGTGAACCGGGACAGGCTTGACAATCTCATGTGTTCCTTGTCCAAGATCATCTCCATCATTCGGATTTTGCCAGAAAGGAACTGAGAATTGCAAGAATGGTGAGAAATATGCTGGAACTAGCACCGGGTAGCTCGACTGCAAATTCTCTGGCATGATGGCAGACGCTGAAGAACTCTCTGCAATGGCAGAAGTATCTGATTCCATCGATTCAACCTCCTCTTCCTCCATGGGTGGAGGTAGTGGTGGTTGGTTTAATATTTGGGCGTCTAGTTCTTGATGCCCAGGAAGGGGCGGCAGGTCAGACTGTAAAGGACACAACACCTATTCAGTTCTGATTTCTACACAAAGTGCAAAGAAATATTTTCCTAATGAAATGCAAGATTAAATAGTGTCCACAACTGTTCATGCAAGTTCTAGCATAAGGAACTAAGGAAGCAACACTGTAAGTTTGGAACTGCTACCACACAAATGAGCGATACCCTTTTGATGTACTACGAAAACAGAATCAGGCCAACTTATGTCATAAAGGCGTAACAACCAATAATAAGATCAAGCGACTTACCTCGTCAGGCACCAAGTCAAAAAGGCTAGaccttctctttcttctgctcATATTGGCCTGGCGTATAAAATATTTCTGAGCGTGACTTGCTACTTGAGTAGGTGTTCTTGAGACCACAAAATTACGGGAGATTCCACGCCAGTCACCTTTTCCAAGCTTTTGCAATCCAAGCAAGAACCTCCGGTGCTCTTCTTCAGTCCAAGGAACACCTGCCCATAAGTCGTCTTAATCAGGAACATGCACATAAAACATACATGCAGCCAATGCAGGTCGGTAGAAACAACCAAAGCTACATGCGGCTGGTGAACAGAATCTGATATACAGAAGACTTACAAACAGAAGTATAGGAAAAATCTACACATCATTATCGTACTCCTATAAAAAAATGCATGGAATATACGCATTAGAACTACCCCAAAAAAACAGCTCTCGAAGAAAACGAAGGTACTAGAAGCTGGTGAACACAAAATGATGATCTGGCAATCAGTAGAGTACCGAAAAGCTTAGTAGTTAGTACTGCTAAGTTATTAAATGTAAGTATGAAACAATTCAAGGAAATAACCAGCACCACATGAAAATACTAAGTGGGGGGAAGGAAAATAGGCCCCCCAAAATAACATGAACAATGAGACGAATGCGCTATTACGAACCAATGATTTCCGTTGGGACTTCCAAGATAAAGGAAACAAAAAGGAGTCTACACCATGCAAAAAAGGGGAACGGTGGAAATTTTATGTTTTTCTTCCCCTGAGAAAGTTACATTGCAGGTAAAGAAGAGAGCAGTACCAAACTGCACTCTAAATTTCTAGCCTAGTCAGAGATAGTAAACGAGCAAACGGCAACCCAATCTACATTATGTCGTTACCGTCTCTAGTATGGTGTTTATAATACCAAATTGGTGGGCGCTCAAAGTAGAATGTTTTGCTTTGACGAATTTCCAACTGTTACTTGACTAACATTAGAACCCAAATCTATGGTAACCGAAACTTTTTTTTATTTGAGAAAATATGAT
This Lolium perenne isolate Kyuss_39 chromosome 1, Kyuss_2.0, whole genome shotgun sequence DNA region includes the following protein-coding sequences:
- the LOC127309711 gene encoding transcription factor MYBS3 — encoded protein: MMRRCSHCSHNGHNSRTCPNRGVKIFGVRLTDGSIRKSASMGNLSLLAGSSAGGGGASPADVGHDAAAEGYASDDFVQGSSSANRERKKGVPWTEEEHRRFLLGLQKLGKGDWRGISRNFVVSRTPTQVASHAQKYFIRQANMSRRKRRSSLFDLVPDESDLPPLPGHQELDAQILNQPPLPPPMEEEEVESMESDTSAIAESSSASAIMPENLQSSYPVLVPAYFSPFLQFSVPFWQNPNDGDDLGQGTHEIVKPVPVHSKSPINVDELVGMSKLSIGDAKQDTVSTSLSLKMVGGQNRQSAFQASLPTRAQA